One genomic region from Prunus persica cultivar Lovell chromosome G3, Prunus_persica_NCBIv2, whole genome shotgun sequence encodes:
- the LOC18784471 gene encoding sialyltransferase-like protein 1 isoform X2, with translation MRTHKAASSNNINRRPTVLYLVCAAAFFSVLLFGIQSSLFTGNQKLDLKTEQQDVRILSEFQSTVKQCVYNEQFKTFEALEYNYNVCEAILLWEQYRNMTTVLTREYLDVRPKGWEEYAAQRIAQLGADKCYNRTLCEEHLNLILPAKPPFHPRQFRTCAVVGNSGDLLKTEFGKEIDSHDAVIRDNEAPVTEKYAKYVGLKRDFRLVVRGAARNMVAILNGSADEVLIIKSVTHKDFNAMIKRITNPVYLFQGIVLRRGAKGTGMKSVELALSMCDIVDIYGFTVDPGYTEWTRYFSTPRKGHNPLQGRAYYQLLECLGVIRIHSPMRSKRKQDWSDVPSREMIGRAHAAALRLKRSQAGQAGDLGQFGSCKVMGNVDPDNIGPVSGSPDMSDVRKNSNYNKWEVLPFKSLRKEAQDHFIQMEGASLYKMDGNKLDDLVCVRHSLKSEI, from the exons ATGAGAACTCACAAAGCAGCGTCGAGTAACAACATCAACAGGCGGCCCACTGTTCTATATCTGGTTTGCGCTGCCGCATTCTTCTCTGTTCTCCTTTTCGGCATCCAATCTTCTTTATTCACAG GTAATCAGAAATTAGATCTCAAGACTGAACAACAAGATGTTCGAATTTTATCGGAATTTCAGTCTACTGTAAAGCAATGCGTG TATAATGAGCAGTTTAAAACTTTTGAAGCACTGGAGTACAATTATAATGTTTGTGAGGCAATTTTATTGTGGGAGCAG TACCGGAACATGACGACAGTATTGACAAGGGAGTATCTAGATGTTCGGCCTAAAGGGTGGGAGGAGTATGCAGCACAAAGGATAGCACAATT GGGAGCTGATAAATGCTACAATAGGACACTTTGTGAGGAACACCTTAATTTGATACTTCCAGCAAAGCCACCTTTTCATCCTCGGCAATTCCGTACGTGTGCAGTTGTTGGAAATTCAGGCGATCTTTTGAAGACAGAGTTTGGAAAGGAGATTGATAGTCATGATGCTGTTATAAGGGACAACGAGGCTCCTGTTACTGAG AAATATGCCAAGTATGTTGGTCTGAAGAGGGATTTTCGCCTTGTTGTAAGGGGTGCAGCTCGTAACATGGTTGCCATTCTAAATGGATCTG CTGATGAGGTACTTATAATCAAAAGTGTTACGCACAAGGACTTTAATGCAATGATCAAG AGAATTACAAATCCAGTTTACCTTTTCCAAGGTATTGTGCTCCGCCGAGGTGCCAAAGGAACTGGAATGAAGTCCGTAGAATTAGCACTTTCTATGTGCGACATTGTTGACATATATGGTTTCACTGTTGATCCTGGATATACTGAATG GACACGTTACTTCTCGACACCTAGGAAAGGGCATAATCCACTTCAAGGAAGGGCATACTACCAGCTCCTAGAGTGCCTTGGT GTTATCAGAATCCATTCTCCCATGAGGTCTAAGAGGAAGCAAGATTGGTCGGATGTGCCAAGTCGAGAAATGATAGGCAGAGCTCATGCAGCAGCCTTGCGATTAAAGAGGAGTCAAGCTGGTCAGGCCGGTGATTTGGGACAGTTTGGTAGTTGTAAGGTGATGGGCAATGTGGACCCTGACAACATTGGGCCTGTCTCAGGATCTCCAGACATGAGTGATGTaagaaagaattcaaattacaatAAATGGGAAGTCTTGCCTTTCAAGAGTCTGAGGAAGGAAGCACAGGACCACTTTATTCAAATGGAAGGTGCTTCTCTATACAAAATGGATGGCAATAAGTTGGATGACCTAGTATGTGTGAGGCATTCCTTAAAATCAGAGATCTAA
- the LOC18782020 gene encoding putative pentatricopeptide repeat-containing protein At2g01510: MTAFRSNALLKFRTPRVSEPPKAKPLLNLNLNDQNYVDARMIKTGFDPNICRSNFLVKSFLKRGELSQARILFDQMPHKNTVSTNMMISSYVNSGNLYEARELLDTMLDRTAVTWTILIGGYSQANQYHEAFKLYAEMHRWGTKPDYVTFATLLSGCSDMETTKQVVQVHSHILKLGYHSTLMVCNSLLDSYCKSHRLDLACRLFKEMPERDNVTFNALITGYSKDGLNEEAINLFAQMQNLGYKPSEFTFAALLCAGIGLYDIAFGQQVHGFVVKTNFVSNVFVGNALLDFYSKHDCSVEVGKLFDEMPELDGISYNVIITSYVWDGHFKKSLDLFRELQLTKYDRKQFPYATMLSIASNTLNLNMGRQIHSQAIVATADSEIQVGNSLVDMYAKCGRFEEAKRIFARLADRSAVPWTAIISAYVQNGLHEEALELFNEMRRANVSPDQATFASILRASANLASLSLGKQLHSSVIRLGFASNVFAGSALLDMYAKCGSMKDALQTFQEMPKRNLVCWNALISAYAQNGDGEGTLRSFEQMVQSGFEPDSVSFLSVLTACSHCGLVEEGLQYFNSLNRNCKIVPKREHYASMVDMLCRSGRFNEAEKLMAQMPFEPDEIMWSSVLNSCKIHKNQELAERAADRLFNMVDLRDAAAYVNMSNIYAATGQWESVGKVKRAMRDRGVRKVTAYSWVEVNHKTHVFTVKDTSHPQSGKIMRKIDELTKEMEKEGYKPDTSCALHNEDEEIKVESLKYHSERLAIVFALISTPEGSPIVVMKNLRACRDCHAAIKVMTKIVGREITVRDSSRFHHFRDGLCSCGDFW; this comes from the coding sequence ATGACAGCATTTAGATCAAATGCGCTCCTAAAATTTAGGACTCCAAGAGTTTCTGAACCTCCAAAAGCAAAACCACTCCTCAACCTCAACCTCAACGACCAAAATTACGTTGACGCCCGTATGATTAAGACGGGCTTCGATCCAAACATTTGCCGCTCTAATTTTCTGGTGAAGAGCTTTCTAAAACGAGGTGAATTATCTCAAGCACGCATACTGTTCGACCAAATGCCTCATAAAAACACTGTCTCGACAAACATGATGATTTCCAGTTACGTCAACTCCGGCAATCTTTATGAGGCTAGAGAGTTGCTTGACACCATGCTTGACCGTACAGCGGTAACATGGACGATACTAATAGGTGGGTATTCGCAAGCAAATCAATACCATGAGGCATTTAAACTTTACGCCGAGATGCATAGGTGGGGAACTAAGCCGGATTATGTGACTTTTGCAACTCTCCTATCTGGATGCAGTGACATGGAGACCACAAAACAAGTAGTTCAAGTTCATTCTCATATCCTTAAATTGGGATATCATTCCACCCTCATGGTCTGCAATTCCTTGCTTGATTCTTACTGCAAATCCCATCGCCTGGATTTAGCGTGTCGACTCTTCAAGGAAATGCCTGAGAGAGATAACGTTACATTCAATGCATTGATAACAGGGTACTCAAAAGATGGTTTGAATGAGGAGGCTATTAACCTCTTTGCTCAAATGCAAAATCTTGGTTACAAGCCTTCTGAGTTTACTTTCGCAGCACTACTTTGTGCTGGTATCGGTTTATATGACATAGCCTTTGGGCAGCAGGTTCATGGTTTTGTGGTGAAGACTAATTTTGTTTCGAACGTGTTCGTGGGGAATGCATTGCTAGATTTCTACTCAAAGCATGACTGTTCGGTTGAAGTAGGGAAACTATTTGATGAGATGCCAGAGTTGGATGGTATTTCCTACAATGTAATCATCACATCTTATGTATGGGATGGGCATTTTAAAAAGTCTCTTGATCTTTTCCGTGAATTACAGCTTACCAAATATGACAGGAAGCAATTCCCTTATGCAACCATGTTGAGCATTGCATCAAATACTCTCAACTTAAACATGGGTCGGCAGATCCATTCCCAGGCCATTGTAGCAACAGCTGATTCAGAAATTCAAGTTGGAAATTCCTTGGTGGATATGTATGCCAAATGTGGCAGATTTGAGGAAGCCAAAAGGATATTTGCACGTCTGGCTGACAGAAGTGCAGTTCCATGGACTGCAATCATCTCCGCATATGTTCAGAACGGGCTCCATGAAGAAGCCCTTGAACTGTTCAATGAGATGCGCAGAGCAAATGTTAGTCCTGACCAAGCCACTTTTGCAAGCATCTTAAGAGCCTCTGCCAATTTAGCTTCACTCTCGCTGGGAAAGCAGTTACACTCATCTGTGATCAGATTAGGATTTGCATCCAATGTTTTTGCTGGAAGTGCACTCCTTGATATGTATGCGAAATGTGGGTCCATGAAAGATGCACTTCAAACTTTTCAAGAGATGCCCAAAAGAAATCTGGTCTGTTGGAATGCCCTGATCTCAGCTTATGCACAAAATGGAGATGGTGAAGGTACTCTTAGATCGTTTGAACAGATGGTTCAGTCAGGTTTTGAGCCAGATTCAGTGAGCTTCCTGAGCGTTTTAACTGCTTGTAGCCACTGTGGGCTTGTTGAGGAAGGATTGCAATACTTCAACTCCTTGAACCGTAACTGTAAAATCGTCCCAAAGAGAGAACACTACGCATCAATGGTTGATATGTTGTGTCGAAGTGGGAGGTTCAATGAAGCAGAGAAATTGATGGCTCAAATGCCATTTGAACCTGATGAAATTATGTGGTCATCAGTTCTAAACTCATGCAAAATTCATAAGAATCAAGAATTGGCAGAGAGAGCAGCAGACCGACTTTTCAATATGGTGGACCTTAGAGATGCAGCTGCTTATGTGAACATGTCGAATATTTATGCAGCAACAGGTCAATGGGAGAGTGTTGGAAAGGTGAAGAGGGCGATGAGGGACAGAGGAGTCAGGAAAGTTACAGCATATAGTTGGGTGGAAGTCAACCACAAAACTCATGTATTTACAGTGAAAGACACAAGCCACCCACAAAGTGGGAAGATTATGAGAAAGATTGATGAGTTGACGAAGGAGATGGAAAAGGAAGGGTACAAGCCGGACACAAGTTGTGCCCTTCACAACGAGGATGAGGAAATAAAAGTGGAGTCTCTTAAATATCACAGCGAACGCTTAGCAATTGTCTTTGCATTGATCAGTACACCGGAAGGATCACCGATAGTGGTGATGAAGAACTTGCGAGCTTGCAGAGACTGCCATGCTGCAATCAAGGTGATGACAAAGATTGTTGGGAGGGAAATAACAGTTCGAGACTCAAGCAGGTTCCATCATTTTAGAGATGGGCTTTGCTCCTGTGGGGACTTTTGGTGA
- the LOC18784471 gene encoding sialyltransferase-like protein 1 isoform X1: protein MRTHKAASSNNINRRPTVLYLVCAAAFFSVLLFGIQSSLFTGNQKLDLKTEQQDVRILSEFQSTVKQCVANRGLGLTAHIIDHCNLTLKFPEGTNSTWYNEQFKTFEALEYNYNVCEAILLWEQYRNMTTVLTREYLDVRPKGWEEYAAQRIAQLGADKCYNRTLCEEHLNLILPAKPPFHPRQFRTCAVVGNSGDLLKTEFGKEIDSHDAVIRDNEAPVTEKYAKYVGLKRDFRLVVRGAARNMVAILNGSADEVLIIKSVTHKDFNAMIKRITNPVYLFQGIVLRRGAKGTGMKSVELALSMCDIVDIYGFTVDPGYTEWTRYFSTPRKGHNPLQGRAYYQLLECLGVIRIHSPMRSKRKQDWSDVPSREMIGRAHAAALRLKRSQAGQAGDLGQFGSCKVMGNVDPDNIGPVSGSPDMSDVRKNSNYNKWEVLPFKSLRKEAQDHFIQMEGASLYKMDGNKLDDLVCVRHSLKSEI, encoded by the exons ATGAGAACTCACAAAGCAGCGTCGAGTAACAACATCAACAGGCGGCCCACTGTTCTATATCTGGTTTGCGCTGCCGCATTCTTCTCTGTTCTCCTTTTCGGCATCCAATCTTCTTTATTCACAG GTAATCAGAAATTAGATCTCAAGACTGAACAACAAGATGTTCGAATTTTATCGGAATTTCAGTCTACTGTAAAGCAATGCGTG GCAAACAGAGGGCTCGGTCTCACTGCACATATTATTGACCATTGCAACTTGACTCTGAAGTTCCCCGAAGGAACTAACAGCACCTGG TATAATGAGCAGTTTAAAACTTTTGAAGCACTGGAGTACAATTATAATGTTTGTGAGGCAATTTTATTGTGGGAGCAG TACCGGAACATGACGACAGTATTGACAAGGGAGTATCTAGATGTTCGGCCTAAAGGGTGGGAGGAGTATGCAGCACAAAGGATAGCACAATT GGGAGCTGATAAATGCTACAATAGGACACTTTGTGAGGAACACCTTAATTTGATACTTCCAGCAAAGCCACCTTTTCATCCTCGGCAATTCCGTACGTGTGCAGTTGTTGGAAATTCAGGCGATCTTTTGAAGACAGAGTTTGGAAAGGAGATTGATAGTCATGATGCTGTTATAAGGGACAACGAGGCTCCTGTTACTGAG AAATATGCCAAGTATGTTGGTCTGAAGAGGGATTTTCGCCTTGTTGTAAGGGGTGCAGCTCGTAACATGGTTGCCATTCTAAATGGATCTG CTGATGAGGTACTTATAATCAAAAGTGTTACGCACAAGGACTTTAATGCAATGATCAAG AGAATTACAAATCCAGTTTACCTTTTCCAAGGTATTGTGCTCCGCCGAGGTGCCAAAGGAACTGGAATGAAGTCCGTAGAATTAGCACTTTCTATGTGCGACATTGTTGACATATATGGTTTCACTGTTGATCCTGGATATACTGAATG GACACGTTACTTCTCGACACCTAGGAAAGGGCATAATCCACTTCAAGGAAGGGCATACTACCAGCTCCTAGAGTGCCTTGGT GTTATCAGAATCCATTCTCCCATGAGGTCTAAGAGGAAGCAAGATTGGTCGGATGTGCCAAGTCGAGAAATGATAGGCAGAGCTCATGCAGCAGCCTTGCGATTAAAGAGGAGTCAAGCTGGTCAGGCCGGTGATTTGGGACAGTTTGGTAGTTGTAAGGTGATGGGCAATGTGGACCCTGACAACATTGGGCCTGTCTCAGGATCTCCAGACATGAGTGATGTaagaaagaattcaaattacaatAAATGGGAAGTCTTGCCTTTCAAGAGTCTGAGGAAGGAAGCACAGGACCACTTTATTCAAATGGAAGGTGCTTCTCTATACAAAATGGATGGCAATAAGTTGGATGACCTAGTATGTGTGAGGCATTCCTTAAAATCAGAGATCTAA